The Daucus carota subsp. sativus chromosome 9, DH1 v3.0, whole genome shotgun sequence genome window below encodes:
- the LOC108201553 gene encoding disease resistance protein RPV1-like isoform X2, whose amino-acid sequence MAFVLWETLKESITAYADLSPLTLLSSVTLGLALFYAISLMFRPSAQPQQQQSLVVKDKNEVTTSRLAVVTSSPLWDVFLSFRGKDTRGNFISHLYHALDQAAIRTFLDEPALEKGEEISRGLPEAIRNSKMFVVVISENYADSSWCLDELVQIMSCKRTNNQVVIPVFYYIDPSDLRHHKGSFGAALKKHEKRHSFDRIHEWKSALTEFADLSGYHLKDTKEEREAHTVEHIVEDVLSQVPTKTVHLERCLFGIDLAVEEIYQQLSIESNDVRTLGICGMGGIGKMTIAKAFYIKHAHEFDISCFMENDKQNSQGASPPLSLLHQLLKELLRVKKLKVRDYGSALRKLRDILCFNKALIVFDDWDQSNYSELVVEICKLLSDGSKTIITARDKNLPNQLKVEMSKVDTYVVKCLNEINSLELFSYHAFRKSHPPRKYLALSESFVTYAEGLPLALKVLGSFLCSRADVSFWKVILKKIQKSPMKNIQNILQLSYDWLEDDTQKAIFLDIVFFFLGKKIDEAVDVFRSLEFFPECGIPFLVERCLLTIDSDNRLRMHNLIQEMGRNIIHEESKHGESRCLFLDQDEAFQRLPNRLPSLRHLNLEGCKYLKELPESIEHLTALYHLNVNDCVNLKRLPKPITQLTTLSCLNMSKCSNLKHLPEKLGELKGLKRLDASSTAIEQLPDSIAHLNKLVYLNLSCCKKLRKLPEQFGNMEALETFHASFTAIEQLPDSIAHLKKLISLSFGWCKKLRKLPEQLGNMEGLENFDASFTAIEQLPDSFSNLLNLVHLNLHKCSQLKRLPEHLGKMQRFEKVHASYTAIEELPNSIGLLPRITELDIRKCKKLTYVPKSICNLKSLAKLYLTTREDIIKFEWIEAMNDINLENLILSCNIRVCLPMILSFSSLIYLRLYDECGSPSPTKPFSFFQLFNLTYLFLTNCTSHGSSFPELPLNLRTLEVKRHASLEQVPDLSYLKHLKFMSIMRCCSLQSLHKLPPHVFSLKVEDCTSLQDFPDLSMLRDLKHLEVLRNGSNLKVSLEENHLQLSTFRATLPNKEIAEWFDYKNREGCTLSFDVPPNLGDNFLGLALWVVHKCSPDRWSRVEAVITNETEDTTAAPITIGSNYGRKGDVHSSIHCIWADDISMKSGDKIMISYPDPEVNMCGVHILK is encoded by the exons ATGGCTTTTGTGTTATGGGAAACGTTGAAAGAATCAATCACGGCATACGCAGATCTCTCACCTCTGACTTTGCTTTCATCTGTAACTTTGGGACTTGCCTTGTTCTACGCTATTTCGCTGATGTTTAGGCCCTCTGCTCAGCCACAGCAGCAGCAGAGTTTGGTGGTGAAAGACAAGAATGAAGTTACAACTAGTCGATTAGCTGTTGTCACCTCATCCCCTCTATGGGATGTCTTTTTGAGTTTTCGTGGCAAAGACACTCGCGGAAATTTCATTTCACATCTTTACCATGCTTTGGATCAGGCCGCGATCAGAACCTTCCTAGACGAACCTGCACTTGAAAAAGGTGAAGAAATTTCAAGAGGACTGCCTGAAGCAATCAGAAATTCTAAGATGTTTGTAGTTGTTATCTCAGAGAACTATGCTGATTCGTCGTGGTGCCTTGATGAGCTTGTACAGATCATGAGTTGCAAGAGAACAAACAATCAGGTAGTTATTCCCGTATTTTACTATATTGATCCATCAGACCTACGACACCACAAGGGGAGTTTCGGTGCAGCTCTTAAAAAGCATGAGAAGCGTCACTCTTTTGATAGGATTCACGAGTGGAAATCTGCACTTACTGAATTCGCAGATTTATCAGGATATCATTTGAAAGACACGAAAGAAGA GAGGGAAGCACATACAGTTGAACATATTGTTGAGGATGTATTGTCACAAGTACCAACAAAGACTGTGCACCTTGAAAGATGTCTATTTGGGATAGATCTTGCTGTCGAAGAGATATATCAACAGCTAAGCATCGAGTCAAATGATGTCCGCACCCTTGGAATATGTGGGATGGGTGGAATTGGGAAAATGACAATAGCCAAGGCCTTCTACATCAAGCACGCCCACGAATTTGATATAAGTTGTTTTATGGAAAATGATAAACAGAATTCACAAGGAGCTAGTCCTCCACTTTCTTTACTTCACCAACTCTTGAAAGAGCTTCTCAGAGTGAAAAAATTGAAGGTCCGTGATTATGGAAGTGCACTACGAAAATTGAGAGATATTCTGTGTTTCAACAAAGCTCtaattgtttttgatgattgGGACCAATCAAATTATTCGGAATTGGTAGTAGAGATTTGCAAGCTGTTGTCAGATGGTAGCAAAACGATAATTACGGCAAGAGATAAAAACCTTCCAAATCAACTGAAAGTAGAAATGTCAAAAGTAGATACATATGTGGTGAAGTGCCTAAATGAAATCAATTCACTAGAGCTCTTTAGCTATCATGCCTTCAGAAAATCACACCCTCCGAGGAAATACTTAGCTCTGTCTGAAAGTTTTGTTACTTACGCGGAAGGCCTTCCACTAGCTCTAAAGGTGTTGGGTTCATTTTTGTGCAGTAGGGCAGATGTGTCATTCTGGAAAGttatattgaaaaaaattcaaaaaagtcCAATGAAAAATATCCAAAACATCCTTCAACTGAGTTATGATTGGCTAGAAGATGATACACAGAAGGCTATTTTCCTTGATATTGTATTCTTTTTCTTGGGAAAGAAGATAGATGAGGCTGTTGATGTATTCAGATCGTTGGAATTTTTTCCAGAGTGTGGGATACCATTTCTAGTTGAAAGATGTCTATTAACTATTGATTCCGATAATAGGCTTCGAATGCATAATCTTATACAAGAAATGGGAAGGAACATTATTCATGAAGAATCCAAACACGGGGAGTCCCGGTGCTTGTTCTTGGATCAAGACGAAGCATTTCAGCGTTTGCCAAATCGG TTGCCATCCTTGCGTCACTTGAATTTGGAAGGATGCAAATACTTGAAGGAATTGCCGGAGTCAATTGAACACTTGACTGCTCTATACCATTTGAATGTGAATGATTGTGTGAATCTAAAACGACTTCCCAAACCCATCACACAGTTGACTACTCTGAGTTGTTTGAATATGAGCAAATGCAGCAATCTGAAACATTTGCCGGAGAAGTTGGGCGAATTAAAAGGCTTAAAGAGGCTTGATGCAAGTTCTACAGCAATTGAGCAACTTCCAGATTCAATTGCTCACTtgaataaattagtttatttgAATTTGAGTTGCTGCAAGAAGCTTAGAAAGTTACCTGAGCAATTCGGGAACatggaagccttggagacatTTCATGCAAGTTTTACAGCAATTGAGCAACTGCCAGATTCAATTGCTCACCTGAAGAAGTTAATTTCTTTGAGTTTTGGTTGGTGCAAGAAGCTTAGAAAGTTACCTGAGCAACTTGGGAACATGGAAGGCTTGGAGAACTTTGATGCATCTTTCACTGCAATTGAACAACTGCCAGACTCGTTTTCAAACCTGCTTAACTTGGTCCATCTGAATCTGCATAAATGTTCACAGCTGAAGAGATTGCCTGAGCACTTGGGGAAGATGCAACGATTTGAAAAGGTACATGCATCTTATACAGCAATTGAAGAATTACCAAATTCTATTGGATTACTGCCTAGGATTACAGAGTTGGATATCAGGAAATGCAAGAAGCTTACATATGTTCCAAAGAGCATCTGCAATCTAAAATCACTTGCAAAGTTATATCTTACCACCCGTGAggacataataaaatttgagtgGATTGAGGCTATGAATGATATCAACTTGGAGAACCTCATTCTGAGTTGTAATATAAGAGTTTGTTTGCCCATGATTCTAAGCTTCTCATCTCTGATATATTTAAGACTCTATGATGAGTGCGGGAGTccctccccaaccaaaccctttAGTTTCTTTCAGCTTTTCAACCTTACATATCTTTTTTTGACTAACTGTACAAGTCATGGTTCCTCCTTTCCCGAACTACCTCTGAATTTAAGAACTTTAGAGGTAAAGAGGCACGCTTCACTAGAACAAGTACCTGATTTGTCCTACCTCAAACACTTGAAGTTTATGTCCATAATGAGATGCTGCAGCCTTCAATCTCTCCACAAGCTTCCACCTCATGTTTTCAGCCTTAAAGTTGAAGATTGTACAAGCCTACAAGACTTTCCAGATCTGTCAATGTTGAGAGACTTAAAACACCTGGAGGTTTTGCGCAATGGCAGCAATTTAAAAGTCAGTTTAGAGGAGAATCACCTTCAGCTAAGCACATTTAGAGCTACTCTACCAAACAAGGAAATTGCAGAGTGGTTCGACTATAAAAACAGGGAAGGCTGCACACTATCCTTTGATGTTCCGCCAAACTTGGGAGATAACTTCCTGGGTCTCGCCTTATGGGTCGTTCATAAATGCTCCCCTGACCGATGGTCAAGAGTTGAAGCTGTTATCACAAATGAAACAGAGGATACGACAGCTGCCCCGATTACTATTGGTTCTAATTATGGTAGAAAGGGTGACGTACACTCAAGTATACATTGCATATGGGCAGATGACATCTCAATGAAGAGCGGAGACAAAATTATGATTTCTTATCCTGACCCAGAAGTGAATATGTGCGGGGTTCACATACTAAAATAG